The following is a genomic window from Pan paniscus chromosome 18, NHGRI_mPanPan1-v2.0_pri, whole genome shotgun sequence.
TTCCCGAACGCAGACTGAGCTAGTCGAGAACACTAAAGGAGAAACTCCAGTCTGGCCACCAGCCAGTCACCTTCCCTCAGCCCCTGGGAGACGCGAAGGAGGCTCCCGGGCCGGCTCCTCGGATTTTGGCAGGGGCCGCACGCGGCAGGGATGTGGCGTGCGGGCGTCCAGTTACAGTGGGAACCTTCACCGTCAGCACAGCGCTGTGCCGCGGGCAGCAGGAGCGCCTCGCCTCTCCAGGCCGCCCCCCGCCCCGCAGCCAGGACGCAGACCCCCGACCTGCCCACGGACGGGTGACCCTCCACCTGCCCAGCTCTCCTGGGAACTCCTGGGCCAGGGCCCGGGCCGGCCCCGCCTCGCATAGCCCTGAGCCGGTCCTGGCGGGCGCGGCCGTGCAACTTCGGGGCTGCGGGTGGAGCCGGGAGCCCAGGAGCCCAGGCCGGAGGCTCGAGGCGGCGACAGGGGTAGGGCCGGGTGCGCTGTCGCCAGCAAGCCTTGTCCTGCCCTGCCCGCCCCGCCTCGCCCGGGCCCCAGCAGGAAGGAGGGCTGCGTGGGGGCGCCGCGGCCGCGAGACCGCGCGGAGGAGTCTCGAGGGAGGGCGGGGGTCGTGGTGCGCGGAGGTGACACTGGCGGATGTCCCGGGCCCGCCCGGCACTCACAGTACACGAAGGCTAGGGCCTTCAGGAGCACGATCCGGGTCAGCCAGAAGGTGCCCGTGTGGAGATGGGCCGGAGAGCCTGCGGGGTCACGCCCCGGCGCGGGCAGCGACTCAGGCTCCGGGTCCGAGTACCCAGTCTTCCGCCTCCTCAGCGACTCCGCGGGCGCCGCCATTGTTGGGCTGTCAGGGCGCATGTGCGGGGAGCGCGCACTCCCGGAGGCTCCGCCCATTCTCGGAGGCCCCGCCTCTCCCTGGCCGGCCCTGCCCACAGCCGAAGGCCCCACCCACACCCCGGGAGGCCCCGCTCACAGTCCCGGAGGCCCCGCCCCCTCCAGCCGGCCCCGCCCACGCGCGGGAGCGGGTGCCCGGAGCCTGCCTCCTTCGCAGTTCTCGCTAGGCGCTGCTGCGGGTAGGGCGCGGGGCCGGGTACCTGGGAGATGGTGCGTGTCGCCCGACCCGAACTCACTGGGGCAGGCATGCACGCGTGCCTTCCGTCAGTCCGAGTTGCAGAGGCCAGgtgccctcccccagccaggcgcCTTCCCAGCTCTGGTCCTGGGGAAGGTGGGCTGCAGAGACCCTGGCGGTGCTACCACTGCGTGCCCCTGCCTCACAGCTGACACTCACTCTCTGCGGAGGAGGGTGCTAGGGCGATCGTCGCAGCCAGCAAGGGACAGAGTAGGCAGGGCTGTGCCTGGAATGCTCGGGGGACCCTCCCCTTTCTCCCAGCCTGAGCACCCTTCCGCCTTTGCACAACCCAGCTCCTGCCAGCCCTTGGGACTGGACTTCAAGCTGTGGGGGAAGAGGGGGACTCAGGACTCAGGAGGGAAGGGCTAACTGCCCAATGCCCCAAACAGAACGTGAAGGAGGACGCCAGCACTCTACACTCTGATGACTGCAGCGGGGTTCTGGGGGCTGATCCGAAGTGGGTGCTAGGAAGGGCTGGGGTCACAGGCATTCCTTAGAGGAAAGAAAGGGCGTGAGGCTAGAGTAGGCATTGGAGATCTAGGGGTTATTGAATAAACTATGGGGCACTTAGGTGGAAGTGCAGATTTCTCCTTATTCATTTGTCAGAGCTCTTTACGTATGAAAAATCCTGTTCTTTTGTGTATATTGGAAATATTTgtcctggttttttgtttttgttttcatgtattCTTCTCTTTTGCCTCTCTAGCGTTCCTAGTGTTTTGGCGTATCAATTATCGCCACTGGGTTGGTCAAATGACCCATCTTTATTGCTTGTTTAATTACCTGTTTAATTATATCTTCACCACCTGCAGTGTGAGCCTTGTGTGGGCAGGGACTGACTGTGGACATCGGGCCCCCAAATCCAGGCCTGACCAGCAGTGGCCCGAGCTTCCTCTCAGCCTCCACCTTCCCTGTGTTGCTGGGGTCGTAGCATACGTGTACATCTTATGgtttaattcatttttagtttccatttcttttctatgAAACCCCACTTAGGAGCCCAGCTGTGAAATGGGACCCTGTTAAAGATGTTGCAACGGGTACGAACACGCAAACATCCTCCGCATGCTGGTCCAGCCTCCAGGAGCGTGGTGTGTGCCTGAGGGCTCAGAGCCTTGGGGATCGCAGGAGGCATCGGCCCTGGCTGGCACCCGGCACCCAAGTCCCTCCACAGAGCCCACGACCCGTACCTCTCCTCGTGACCTGGGGGCCAGCTTAGGAAGGGCCGGCACAGCCCACACTGTTCCCCTCTTCTGTGGGGAACAGGGAGCCCCACACCCTGGGACCACGCCTGCAGAGCGGGCCCTGTCTGGGTGCCAGGCCTGCTAGGGGACGGACGGCGAGAGGGACTGCCCTGCGTCAGGTGTGGCCCTGCACTGTCCTCAGGTGGGGCTGCCCTCACAAGGAGGCTTTGTGCACAGCTTCCCCTCGCTGGGCCGAGCTGCTCTCCCCGCGAAGGGCACAATGGGGCATTGTGCAGAGCAGAAAAGGGCCTCTTGTTCCAGCTTCCAGCGCTCCGGGCTCCGGCTCTGCGTTTGCCCAGGGTGGGAGCAGTCAGCGGAAGGGTCTGCTGGGAGCTCCTGTTCTCTCTGAGCTCAAGTTTCCCTCAGGGTCTGCTCTCTTGAGATGCTGACCGCAGGGGTCCCATCCACTGCCCAGAATGGCTCCAGAGCAGGTCACCGGGGGCAGGGCTTGAGCCGGGGAGAGGTGAACCAGCAGCTCTGTTCGTGCCCATTTCAGCCTGAATTTAATCAAAAGTGCACTGGGTTATGattcagccatcaaaaagaatccAGGAGccgggcgcctgtcatcccagcactttgggaggccgaggcaggtggatcacctgaggtcaggagttcaagaccagcctggccaacatgatgaaaccccgcctctactaaaaatacaaaaaaattagccaggcgtggtggcgggcacctgtaatcccagctactcgggagactgtgacaggagaatcgcttgaacccgggaggtggaggttgcagtgagcctagatcgcgccactgcactccagcctgggccacagagcgagactctgtctcactaaaataaaacataaaataaaaaggaatccaGTTCTGACAcgtgctacaacacagatgaacctcagAACATCAAGCTCAGTGGGACAGGACAGACGCGGAGGTCATGAGTTGCGTGAgcccatttacatgaaatgtctggGGCGGGCAAAGCCACGGGGAAAGGAGGGAGCTCTGTGGTCCAGGTCTGGGGACGGGGAGTGGGGAGCCAGTGGTCCGGGGGTAGGACGTTTCCTTTTGGGCTGATGAGAATCTTCTGGAACTAGGCGATGGCTGCCCAGCACTGTGAGGTGCTAAACACCGAGTCGTTCACTGGAAAGTGGCTTATTTCATGCTATGTGAATTTCGCCTCgaattttagaaaagtaaaatgaggccgggcactggggcttacgcctgtaatcccagcactttgggaggccgaggcgggtggatcacgaggtcaggagatcgagaccatcctggctaacacggtgaaagcccgtctctactaaaaacacaaaaacaacaacaacaaaattagccgggcgtggtggcgggcgcctgtagtcccagctactcgggaggctgaggcaggagaatgacgtgaacccgggggctagagcttgcagtgagccgagatcgcgccactgcactccagcctgggcgacagagcgagactctgtctcaaaaaaaaaaaaaaagtaaaatgaaaacaaaagaacaacagACAGCCCTGCACTGGTGTTTCAGAATCGCCCGGAAGGCGCTGTCACCTGTCGGAATACATCATGTCATTTACACTCACCTTACTTCTTTGTCTATATTAAGGCGCATCTAgcagtttaaaaataacatttagatACAGGTGTGTCTTATTCTCTAAGAAGGCACTTCACTTAAAAACAGGCTTCTCTGCAAACCCAGAGTGAGCTGCAGCGGCCAGGAGATCGGCCAGGTGTGGTCCTTTCACCCTGCAGCTCAGTGTCCTGTCACCACAGGCACGTGGGCCCTGCCCTGAGCGCCTCACACCAACCCGaggcgggaggaggaggagggcgtCCTGAGAGTGCCCTGTCAAGCAAGAACTCTAAGAGAAAAAGCCAGGCTGACCCAGGAGAGGCCTGAGGGAGTGGAGATGAGGCTCTGCCACCCCAGGGCTGCCCGGTGCTGGGGGAGAAGACgctgagaagaggaggagaatggggaggaagggagggactcCCCAAGAGCGCGCAGGCTGAAGACTGGGCTGCCTCCCCGGAGACCGACCAGCCTGCCCTAGGTGGGACCCTGTCCCCGCCGTCCCGGCCTGTGCCAGCACAGCCCCCAGGACCCAGGCACACACAAGCCCGTGGCTGGCCACGCTCCCAGCAGCTGCGGGCCGGCTTCAGGGAGGAATGAGCCCCTGTCAGCACCTCGTCCAGCTGTCccccagcaccccagcctggcagcTCCCGCCTCCTCGGGGCCATTGTCCCTGGCATGCTGTGGCAGCTGTCTCTGGCACCCGCAGGAAGCCAGTGTGGGCCCGAAGCTAATCGTGCACCCTTCATTTACCCCAATTTTTCACGTCCTGAAGTCTGCGTATGGAAGGGGGGCCCAGGACCCATCGATGCTAACATCTGTTGCCTCCTCCTGGAAGGGTGGTCAGTTTGGGCAGATCCTGCTGTGACTGTCCAGCGgccaacccccccaccccccacgtGAGGCTGGCAGGTGCGGGTGGGGGCTGAGAGAGCAGGTGTTGTGCCATTTGCTGGTTGTCCTGGGACGATGACTCACAGACGGCTGTTCTGCTTGGCTCACCCTGTCCTCTCCCTGCACCCTCGGCTACAGGTCACGAGTGTTCCCACCCCTGCACCCCAGAAGGAGATGCGGCTCCATGTGACCCTGCAAGCTGGCAAGCCATGGTTTCTAGACAGAGTGGAAAGCACAGCTCCCAATGTGGTGGTGTTCTCTGGTTGCAGGGCCCTATGTTAGGAAAcgaatgtgtaatttttttttttctctaggaaTCATATTCTGCACTGGAAGAAGCCTTGAGAGTTGCCTGGCCCAGAGGCCACAAACCAGAGCCCTGCGGGGTGAGCTCTACCCACAGTGCAGTTATCAGTCAGTGTAGCGGTCACCGACGGCCACAttaatgctgcataacaaacagcCTCAGAGCCCACCGTTGTGTGTCGCCGGGCGGTGCTGTCCATGCCCAGGCCCCAAGAAAGGCAGGGGAAAGGCTGAGCTGGGCCTGTGCCCTCTGTCCCTTCCTATGAGCCTCTAGAGCAAAGCTTTGCTGAAGGCTGTTGTCTGAACCAAGGCCACAGAGGAAGCACGctccctgctcccactttgccccCGTACCCGCCTGAGGGCATCTTAATTAAGCCTTCCTTCCCCAcgctcagaaaaataaatacttgggAGACAGCAGAGACATTTTCACAGGGTGTGTTTTCATTTGCCTTTGGCACTAATGGGTCTCTGGAACGTTCCATCCTGGCCGGGGAGGTCAGGGCCTGGGCGGCCAGGGCCCATTTCGAGAAAGCAGGTTTTCCTTTGCGGCATGCTTATTTCAAGCACCATTTTCCCTCCTGGTTATACTTGAAATGGGGCTCGGTGTTGGGAGGTTTCAAACGTGGACATTCCAGGCAAGGAGCCTCATGAACTCTGTGGACATTCAAGGGGCCTCATGAACTCTGTGGACATTCTGGGCAAGGGGCCTCATGAACTCTGAAGGTTGAGCTTGGAAGGACGGACACAGGTCTTGGCAGCCTGAGTGGGTACAAACGCTGATTTTTCTGGAGTCAGTCCTCTCCTGCTGATGGGCTGAGACAGCCCCCCAGGCCCTGTGTCCCTTCTCAGAGGACCTCAGCCCCCCAGTGCCTGGGCCACGgatgggctgggggctggggcccAGGGCCTCGCATCCTACAAGGGCCCAAGGGCTGAAATGGGGCTGGGGTCCCTGGATCTAGGGGATGAGGGCCCAGAATGAGGCTGGGGTCTGGGGTTCAGTGGAGCAATGACCAGGAATCGGGCTGCGATCTGTAGTCCAGGTGTCTGGCGTCAGACAGCACCCTCCTGTACACGGCACAGCTATACTGCAGGGTTAGGGACAGGATTTACTGCCACCAACGGAAGCGTTGATTCCAAGTCTCAGACACCACCCCCAGGCTGGGCCTCCCTCGGCGGAAGGTGACGCTCTCTGGGAGGTCCTTGGTGCTCACCTCCCTGGCTGCTTGGGGCCCCAGGGCTCCTGCCTAGGGATGTTTTGGGGCTGCAGAAGGACCCTCTGCCCATTATCAGACGAGAAGTGCAGAGAGCAAATGCGTGCTGTTggcgccccccacccccacactgaGAGTGGAGACGGATAGGCCCAGCCGGAAGCTTGGGGACCcgctcccagcctggagtgacgGACGCTGAGCAGCAGGAGCACAGCTGTTCCCGACACATCCGTGATCTGGGCGTGCACCTGTCGCTGGGGAGAGAGCAGTGCTGGTCTCCACGCTTTGGGCATCGCCTGCTCCCTGAATCCTTTCCACATGCGAACAGCCTGGGCAGGGGTCCCCAGCGGTCAGTAGCTACTCCCGCCAGCGCGGGTTCACGGATCAGGAGGCTCCCAGTGTGTCAGGGCAGTGCGAGGTGAAGACGGGGAGGGCTGGGCTGGAAATGCTCGTCCTCCATGGAGGTCGGGGGCATCAGGAGAACCAGGAGGACGTCTGGGCTGCAGGCAGAAGTGAGCTGCAGCAGGGCCAGCTCTGGCCACAGAGGCCCAGAAAGCACTGCTCCTGCAGGGTGCCAAGAAAGACTCACTGAGTGGTTTTCCACTGCCCTGTGAGCGCCAGGAAGCTTAAGGCACAGACAAGGCCAGTTCTCAGGCAGACGCCACCCCAGCCAACAGGCCAGCCTTGACCCAAACCGGAACTCGTGCCCCAGCTGGCACTGTCAGCACCCGAGGCAGTGAAGTACAGGGAGCTGCAACCCAGCCCAGAGCTCCAAGTGTGCGTGGCCAAGAAGCTGACTCCCGAAGGGGGTCTTGAGAGGGGTCCTGCGAACCCCTCCTCTCCCCTGGAGACCCGTCCGGGGGCGGggcctttcccagcctctgctcaCAGCCTGCGCCGGCCCAGCCTGTAGTCACTCTGTCTCTGCCAGACCAGCCGTCATTAAAAGCACCAATTAATCTCCCAGGCCGTGCCAGGACACTGCCAACTGCCCCACGGGTGCTCGGGATGCAGGGGCTGGGAGGCCCGGGCCAAGGCTGTGCACACACCGGCTGCCAGCGGGTTCACGCCCGCCGGGCCCTCCCTGTGCTTCTCAGAGGCCGCACAAAAGATGGGCTGCCTGCCGCAGGAGGAGGGCCGGGTTGGGGGTGGATGGAGGGGGACAGGGAGGACGGGCAGGGAGGGACGGAGGGGCACAGGGAAGGACGGACAGGGAGGGACAGGGGCCTCTCCAGGGTGGCATTTCCCTGGGCAGCCCTGCTTCCTCCTCGTGCCCTGGGCCcaacacacaccccccacacacacacatcatacacatgcacaccacacatcacacacaaacacacccacaccctgcacacatacaccacacaccaaacacacacgcacacacacaccacacaccatacacacacaccacacacatacatcatacacacgcgcacacacaccacacaccatacacacaccccacacacatacatcacACACATCGTAcgcatacacaccacacaccaaacacacacacaccacacaccatacacacacaccacacacatacacacgcacacacacaccacacaccatacacacaccccacacacatacatcacacacatcatacacatacacaccacacaccatacacacaccataCGCACTATACATGCACCATACACACTATACATGCACCACACACAACATAaacacaccccacacatacatcccatacacataccacacattACATGCCATACAAACACATACCACACACCTATATCttcacacatacaccacacacacacacacgaacacacgcGCCTCCGGGGTTGCCATCCCTAGGAGCCACGGGTAGGGTGGGGTGGTCTCTCATCTGGAAGCATCCCCCAGGCCATCCCTGCACCATCTCATGGGCAGCAGAGCCTGTCCACCCACATTCTTCTCTGCGGCTGTCCTTGGCGCCCAGGCCAGGGCATGTGGAGCCACAAATGTCATCTACACCAGCTCTCCACGCCTGGCACTCACCGCCCAGGGGACAGCCCTGGTCCAGATTCCCCCATCAGGGTATACTTGAAATGTACACTCCCCCTGAAACTGCAAGGCCCACTAGCAGGTGGTGAGGTCAGGGTGGGTGGGGCCATGCAGACACGGCGGAGCCGGCCCCAGGTGAAGGGCTAGGGATGGGAGACAGTGGAGGAGGGTGTGTGTGCAGGTCCCCCCTGGATGAGGACATGGGCCCATCTGGTGGACTCAGAGGTGGCTCTGATGGCTGCCCCTCCACTCTCCACCCCCGGGTCCATCTCTTGTCATCAGACACTCTGCTCTAGCTTCCCCAGGGAACACGCTGGCCTCTCCCTGCAGGAGATCAGAAGCTTCAGGGCTCAGCTTAAATGACACCAAAGATGCTTTCCCAGACCATCCTTCCTGCAGTCCCCGCCTCTGAGAGGTGCTTTTGGAGTTACCTGCTGCCCGCCTCCCTCCACAAGGCCAGCGTCTCCAGGGCAGGAGCTGTGAGGGTGGCCCAGCTCCATCCTGTGTGggaaagtgcctggcacacagcaagtgcttAATTAATACCTGGTGACACTCAAACCATCCTGACACCTCCCTCTCTGAAAGCTCCGTCCCAGCATCCTCTCAGGCCTAGTGGCTCACACCCGCGGAGGACGAGGTCATTTTCCTGGGGACTTCAAGGTGGACCAGAGATGACTCTGGAAGGGGCGTTTGTGGGCACCACTCTGCATGGGGATCCTCACCCACATACCGCCCTCCCGGGAGTGCACCGACACGTCCTCAGCTGACTGGCCTAGGCCCCCACCACCCTGCCGCAGagactccccacctccccacccctcctgtGGCAGCCTGCACGCCCGGCACCTCCCCTGGTGGTCACTGCAACCTGAGGAAAGGAGCAGGCGCTgttggagcctgaggcagggtcTCGGTTGCACAGACCACCGTGCCCCAGAGTCAGGGCCTGGATGCCACCCCCCAACCTCAGTCTTCCTTCCTCCAGGGGTGCTGGAGTTCCCCACCTGTGTCCCAGGAACTTGAAGCTTCCTTGGTGGATGGGGAGCCAGGAAGAGGCCACCCTGCCTGCTCGCAGACCTAATGCAACTCCTTTTCTTTGGCAAAGAGAAGCTCTCCATGGAGGTCCTCACCCGGATGGCACTGTGAGCCCGAGTGGGCGATGTCTATTCTCCCAGGGGCAGGGGGTGGAAGGTGGCACAGTTTGGGCAGGGCCCCCACCCTCACTGCTTCCACTTAAACCCCCACTTCTGCCTGCCTGCATCCCAGGCCTAACAGATGAGTTCCGCGGGCGCCCCAGGCGATGCTCTGAGGGCCACGGAAGGATGCGGGGACCCCGAGCGGAGGGCAGGGCCTCCAGGGGGAAGGGGCACTGCAGACGGAGGTCTGGGTCTTCCCAGGCAGGTGCCAGAGCCAAGCGAGACGGTGGGACGGGGAAGAGAGGGCAGGCCAGGCCGGCAGCCAGCTCTCCACCTACGATGCGTGGAGCCTCCCAACGCGCACTCCGTCTCCCCACCGCTGCTTCCTCTGACCTGGCTGCAGAGATGAGACCGCCCTCCCGGCAGGTGACACGGCCCTTGCTCTTCAGCCTGGAGGCCAATGCTTCCTCCAAGGGCCCTGGCCCCCTCAGCTCCGGGCCTGGCTCCGGTTGTTCCCAATGCAAAGCAGCAAGGGCCCCGGGGTCTGCGGACGGGGGCGGGCGGCCGCTGGGGGCACCAGCTCTCGGCCGGGCCAGAACAGGGGGTAGGAGGCGCGTCCTGTGCGGTCGGTGGCGGCCCCAGGTGGGTGCGGTGCGCTGGCAGGAAGCGGCAGCACGACCCCCGACTTTGCATCTGGACTTTTCTAGTAACGGACCAGCTCCTTCTGCCGATCGGGCCGGGGAGACCGCGTGGCTCAGTGGCTGCAGCGGCCACCGGCCCGGGCGTGGGGGCTTTGAGGGCACCGGCGCGGTAGGTCACCCGGGTTTCGCGGGCCGCAAGCTCGGAGACGCGCGTGTCCCGCGTTGGCTGCCTGACCCGGAATGGCGCAGCCCCTTCGCCTCCAGCGCGCTGGTTGAAAGGATCCGAGCCACCCTCGGGGACGGCCGGGCCGAGGCCACCTCGCGGGGGCGGCCTTGGGCGGGGACCCGGACCCGCGGTTGGACGTTCGCCTCGGGGGGGCAATGTCCCCTCTCCGACCCCGCGGTCCCCACCAGGGCGGCACACCCCGCCCTCTCCCCGCCTCCGCAGGCGCCCAGGGCTCACAGGCTCGGAGCGGCCTCCGCCTCCGCCGGACCACCCAGGGCCGCCCCGCCGGAGGGGCCTCCCCGCCCCCGAGCCCTGGGTCACGCCCGGAAGGCCCGGGGCCCCCGCGTCCGGCCACGCCATCCGCCCGGCGGCCCCAGGGACTCAGCGCCGGGGTCAGCGCAGGCCCCGCCCAGCGCTCCCGCCCCCTCCAGCTGCCCGGCCCCCGGGACCGCGCCCCCGCCCGCGCTCTCCACGCTCGCACTCGTATGGGGAGGGCGGCCCGGGGTCCCCCAGCTCCGAGCCGCGGCCCCTTGGCGCGCGTTACCTGGACGTGCGCTGTCCGCAGACTCTGGACGAGCTGGGCCTGGGCGCTGCGCGGCGGAACCGACCCTGTCCTGGACCGCACGCAGCAGCTGACCCCGCGCCACCGGCCTGCGGGCGAGACCTCAGGCGCGAGacgggctgtgtgtgtgtgtgtgtgtgtgtgtgtgtgtgagagagagagagagagagagtgtgtgtgtgtgtgtcgggggagGGGCCCGAGGACCCGCTTCCTAGCTGAGCGTCAGGACGGGGGGCGGACTCCCAGGAGCCGCGCGGCGCCCGCAGAGGAGAGGAAGCGCCGGAGACCCCCCTGCTCCCACCCGGCCTCCCTGCCCCGCTTCCCTTCCCGGGGCTCCAGAGAGGGGAGCTCCAGGCGTGGGGCGCCTGGCCCACGTGGTGCGACGCCGGGCGGGGCAGGCGGGGGCGCGGCGAGAGCCGCGGAGCTTTCTTTATGGGtgtgggggggcgggggcggccgGGCTCCGCCTCCGGGGGATCGGGGCGCGCTCCGCCAATGGGTAGCCGGGCGCGGGGCGGGGCCGCGGGGCCGCCGCTTAAAGAAACTTGTTGCGGGTCCCGGAGCGGGAACCGAGcctcggcggcggcggcggcggcggcaggggCGAGGGTCGGGGCCACCGCGCGGCGACCTCGGGTCCCGGAGCGACCGCAGGGCAGCCCGGGGCGCCGGCCCCGGTGCGCGTCTCCTGTGCGCGCCCCTCCGCGCGCGGCCCCGATGCTGGACATGAGCGAGGCCCGCTCCCAGCCGCCCTGCAGCCCGTCCGGCACCGCCAGCTCCATGTCGCACGTGGAGGACTCGGACTCGGACGCGCCGCCGT
Proteins encoded in this region:
- the LOC134729392 gene encoding collagen alpha-1(VII) chain-like, producing the protein MAWPDAGAPGLPGVTQGSGAGRPLRRGGPGWSGGGGGRSEPVSPGRLRRRGEGGVCRPGGDRGVGEGTLPPRGERPTAGPGPRPRPPPRGGLGPAVPEGGSDPFNQRAGGEGAAPFRVRQPTRDTRVSELAARETRVTYRAGALKAPTPGPVAAAATEPRGLPGPIGRRSWSVTRKVQMQSRGSCCRFLPAHRTHLGPPPTAQDAPPTPCSGPAESWCPQRPPAPVRRPRGPCCFALGTTGARPGAEGARALGGSIGLQAEEQGPCHLPGGRSHLCSQVRGSSGGETECALGGSTHRRWRAGCRPGLPSLPRPTVSLGSGTCLGRPRPPSAVPLPPGGPALRSGSPHPSVALRASPGAPAELIC